In the Bradyrhizobium guangzhouense genome, one interval contains:
- a CDS encoding Crp/Fnr family transcriptional regulator → MFSDLAPLLKGLDRRHLGFQPGETVFRQGDPVRYIFMVTGGAIDLVRHQASGASLVLQHAGPGTMLAEASIDSPTYHCAAVAVSSSTAWAVSKREFLNRLAQNPTLGLALIRHFAHELQNARFHAEILSMKTVAERLDAWIAWRGPPPSKGQWVRLAAELSVSPESLYREIAKRN, encoded by the coding sequence ATGTTCTCCGATCTTGCCCCGCTACTGAAAGGCCTCGACCGACGCCATCTAGGCTTCCAGCCTGGCGAGACCGTCTTCCGCCAGGGAGACCCGGTCCGGTACATCTTCATGGTGACCGGCGGGGCTATCGATTTGGTGCGACATCAGGCTTCCGGAGCTTCACTTGTGCTCCAGCACGCTGGACCGGGGACAATGCTCGCGGAAGCGTCAATCGATTCCCCAACTTACCACTGTGCCGCAGTCGCGGTTTCGAGTTCAACAGCTTGGGCCGTCTCGAAGAGAGAGTTCCTGAACCGCCTCGCGCAAAATCCCACGCTCGGATTGGCTCTCATTCGACACTTCGCTCATGAGCTTCAAAATGCGCGCTTCCACGCGGAAATCCTGTCCATGAAAACCGTTGCCGAGCGCCTCGATGCATGGATTGCGTGGCGCGGTCCTCCCCCTTCCAAGGGGCAGTGGGTGCGCCTTGCTGCCGAACTCAGTGTTAGCCCCGAGTCGCTGTATCGCGAAATCGCCAAGCGCAACTAG
- the hemC gene encoding hydroxymethylbilane synthase, which translates to MAPRFKIGTRKSAMALAQTEEIARRLTAAVSGLDVEIVKFDTTGDIDQTGKLLPHGGKGGAFVAQIRAAVLAGELQAAMHSLKDMPGNEDTPGLVIGATLSRDPPGDALVLRAGVTLEALRQSRGKGFKIGTNAVRRAAYARRLFPEVEVIHFRGAADTRVRKLDHGEMQKLPDGGAVGPADALIMARSGLDRVGLSSRIAYEFTVAEMLPAAGQGIVAVECAAQDWPTRQILSSIDDHAAHASADAEREVLWVLNGHCNSPVAGFSTIAGDQMSLTASVLDLSGNTIIEASGTGPANRPRELGRSVGLDLLGKGAAEIIERSRPR; encoded by the coding sequence TTGGCACCGCGATTCAAGATCGGCACCCGCAAGAGCGCGATGGCGCTGGCACAGACGGAAGAGATTGCGCGCCGTCTGACAGCAGCCGTATCAGGCCTCGACGTCGAAATCGTCAAGTTCGACACCACGGGTGATATCGACCAGACCGGCAAGCTGCTGCCCCATGGCGGCAAGGGCGGGGCGTTCGTCGCACAGATCCGGGCCGCCGTGCTCGCGGGCGAATTGCAGGCCGCGATGCATTCGTTGAAGGACATGCCGGGCAACGAAGACACGCCCGGCCTCGTCATCGGCGCCACGCTGTCGCGCGATCCGCCCGGCGACGCGCTGGTGCTGCGCGCGGGCGTGACGCTGGAGGCGCTGCGCCAGTCTCGCGGCAAGGGGTTCAAAATCGGCACCAATGCCGTGCGTCGCGCCGCCTATGCGCGGCGATTGTTTCCTGAGGTCGAGGTGATTCACTTCCGTGGCGCCGCCGACACGCGGGTGCGAAAGCTCGATCATGGCGAGATGCAGAAGCTGCCGGATGGCGGCGCGGTGGGGCCTGCCGATGCGCTGATCATGGCGCGCTCGGGCCTCGATCGCGTCGGTCTTTCCAGCCGGATCGCCTACGAGTTCACCGTGGCGGAGATGCTGCCCGCGGCAGGGCAGGGTATCGTCGCGGTCGAATGCGCTGCGCAGGACTGGCCAACGCGACAAATCCTGTCGTCCATCGACGATCACGCCGCACACGCCTCGGCCGATGCCGAGCGCGAGGTGCTGTGGGTGCTGAACGGTCACTGCAATTCGCCGGTCGCCGGCTTCTCGACCATCGCAGGCGATCAGATGTCGCTGACGGCGTCTGTGCTCGATCTCTCCGGCAACACCATCATCGAAGCTTCAGGCACAGGGCCGGCCAATCGGCCGCGTGAACTCGGACGTAGCGTCGGACTGGATCTGTTGGGCAAAGGCGCCGCCGAAATCATCGAGCGCAGCCGGCCACGGTAG
- a CDS encoding GMC family oxidoreductase: MNATSSLTPSDPEFDYIIVGAGSAGCVLANRLSANGQHRVLLLEAGPKDSNIWIHVPLGYGKLFKEKSVNWMYQTEPEPELKGRQVFQPRGKTLGGSSSINGLLYVRGQHEDYDRWRQHGNAGWGYDDVLPYFKKAENQTRGADQYHGTGGPLPVSNMVVTDPLSKAFIDAAVETGLPYNPDFNGATQEGVGLFQTTTRNGRRASTSVAYLGPAKARSNLKVETEALAQRVLFEGRRAVGVAYMQGSTLRRARARKEVVLSSGAYNSPQLLQLSGVGPADLLRKYGIDVVLDAQGVGHDLQDHMQVRIVMKCSQKITLNDTVNHPLRRTLAGARYALFRKGWLTIAAGTAGAFFKTSPRLASPDIQVHFLPFSTDKMGERLHDFSGFTASVCQLRPESRGSLRIKSADATVPPEIRINYMSTETDRTTNVEGIKILRKILNAPALKPFVVGEYDPGTKVSTDAEILDYCRERGSTIYHPTSTCRMGNDALAVVDQRLKVRGLEGLRVVDGSIMPDLVSGNTNAPIIMIAEKASDMILQDAR, encoded by the coding sequence ATGAACGCAACTTCATCCCTCACACCGTCCGACCCCGAGTTCGACTACATCATCGTCGGCGCCGGCTCCGCCGGCTGCGTGCTCGCCAACCGCCTCTCGGCGAACGGCCAGCACAGGGTGCTGCTGCTCGAGGCGGGACCCAAGGATTCCAACATCTGGATCCATGTGCCGCTCGGCTACGGAAAACTGTTCAAGGAAAAGTCCGTCAACTGGATGTACCAGACCGAGCCGGAGCCCGAGCTGAAGGGACGGCAGGTGTTCCAGCCGCGCGGCAAGACGCTGGGCGGATCGAGCTCGATCAACGGCTTGCTTTACGTCCGCGGCCAGCACGAGGATTACGACCGCTGGCGCCAGCACGGCAATGCCGGCTGGGGTTATGACGACGTGCTGCCCTATTTCAAGAAGGCGGAGAACCAGACGCGCGGCGCCGATCAATATCACGGCACCGGCGGGCCGCTGCCGGTCTCGAACATGGTCGTGACCGATCCGCTGTCGAAAGCCTTCATCGATGCTGCCGTCGAGACCGGTCTGCCCTACAACCCCGATTTCAACGGCGCGACCCAGGAAGGCGTCGGCCTGTTCCAGACCACCACGCGCAACGGCCGCCGCGCCTCGACTTCGGTGGCCTATCTCGGCCCCGCGAAGGCGCGCAGCAATCTCAAGGTCGAGACGGAGGCGCTCGCCCAGCGCGTGCTGTTCGAGGGCCGCCGCGCGGTCGGGGTCGCATACATGCAGGGCTCAACCCTGCGCCGCGCGCGGGCGCGGAAGGAGGTCGTGCTGTCGAGCGGCGCCTATAACTCGCCGCAACTGTTGCAGCTCTCCGGCGTCGGCCCCGCCGATCTCCTGCGCAAATACGGCATCGATGTCGTGCTCGACGCGCAAGGCGTCGGCCACGATCTCCAGGACCACATGCAGGTCCGCATCGTGATGAAATGCTCGCAGAAGATCACGCTGAACGACACCGTCAACCATCCGCTCCGCCGCACGCTGGCCGGTGCGCGCTATGCGCTGTTCCGGAAAGGCTGGCTGACGATCGCGGCCGGCACCGCCGGCGCGTTCTTCAAGACCAGTCCGCGGCTGGCCTCGCCCGACATCCAGGTGCACTTCCTGCCGTTCTCGACCGACAAGATGGGCGAGCGGCTGCACGATTTCTCCGGCTTCACCGCGTCGGTGTGCCAGCTCCGGCCCGAAAGCCGGGGCTCCCTGCGCATCAAGAGCGCTGATGCGACCGTGCCGCCGGAAATCCGCATCAACTACATGTCGACCGAGACGGATCGCACCACCAATGTCGAAGGCATCAAGATCCTGCGGAAAATCCTGAATGCGCCGGCGTTGAAGCCGTTCGTGGTCGGCGAGTATGACCCCGGCACCAAGGTATCCACGGACGCCGAGATCCTGGATTATTGCCGCGAGCGCGGCAGCACCATCTACCATCCGACCTCGACCTGTCGTATGGGCAATGACGCGCTCGCGGTGGTGGACCAGCGGCTGAAGGTGAGGGGGCTCGAGGGCCTTCGCGTCGTCGACGGCTCGATCATGCCGGATCTCGTCTCGGGGAACACCAACGCGCCGATCATCATGATCGCGGAGAAGGCCTCCGATATGATATTGCAGGACGCGCGGTAA
- a CDS encoding TetR/AcrR family transcriptional regulator, translated as MAKQAERRAATSEAILAAARRLFGTQGFAATTMDEIAEAAHVAKGAVYHHFKTKEAVFEAVFDAVSRDLVVEIDSAARAEKDVLAAMVAGTQHYFAATAKGPTGQIILRDGPAVLGWERWREIDARHFGGKMPRALAVAMEAGLIAKQPVEPLARLLLGAVTEAAVACAGRADIARAGAEYARAFKSLVEALRQRA; from the coding sequence ATGGCCAAACAAGCAGAGCGGCGCGCAGCAACATCGGAGGCTATCCTGGCGGCGGCGCGACGGCTGTTCGGGACGCAGGGCTTTGCCGCCACCACGATGGACGAGATCGCGGAGGCCGCCCACGTCGCCAAGGGCGCGGTCTATCATCACTTCAAGACCAAGGAGGCGGTGTTCGAAGCGGTGTTCGATGCCGTCTCGCGCGACCTCGTCGTCGAGATCGACAGCGCCGCGCGCGCCGAGAAGGATGTGCTGGCCGCCATGGTCGCCGGCACACAGCATTACTTTGCGGCGACTGCCAAGGGACCGACCGGCCAGATCATCTTGCGCGACGGGCCCGCCGTGCTCGGCTGGGAACGCTGGCGCGAGATCGATGCAAGGCACTTCGGCGGCAAGATGCCGCGCGCGCTCGCGGTGGCCATGGAGGCCGGCCTGATCGCAAAGCAGCCGGTCGAGCCGCTGGCACGGCTGCTGCTCGGTGCGGTGACGGAGGCCGCGGTCGCCTGCGCCGGGCGCGCCGATATCGCAAGGGCAGGCGCGGAATATGCCCGTGCGTTCAAGTCGCTGGTCGAGGCGCTGCGTCAGCGCGCATGA
- a CDS encoding nuclear transport factor 2 family protein: MPSRDVVEAFARRLEAGEFVEAIEQYYTPDAATYENNAAPTVGRDKLIAKERGVLAASKEVKAVRVGPSLIDGDNVASRWVFSFTNAEGVTRTLEEIAWQTWQGDKLIEERFFYDPKQMGR; the protein is encoded by the coding sequence ATGCCGAGCCGTGACGTCGTTGAAGCCTTTGCAAGGCGGCTGGAGGCCGGGGAGTTCGTCGAGGCGATCGAGCAGTACTACACGCCCGATGCCGCGACCTATGAGAACAACGCCGCGCCGACGGTCGGCCGCGACAAGCTCATCGCCAAGGAGCGCGGCGTGCTGGCGGCGTCCAAGGAGGTCAAGGCCGTGCGCGTCGGGCCGAGCCTGATCGACGGCGACAATGTCGCGAGCCGCTGGGTGTTCAGCTTCACCAACGCCGAAGGCGTCACGCGAACGCTGGAGGAAATCGCCTGGCAGACCTGGCAGGGCGACAAGCTGATCGAGGAGCGGTTCTTCTACGACCCGAAGCAAATGGGGCGGTGA
- a CDS encoding putative bifunctional diguanylate cyclase/phosphodiesterase, whose product MRTRPTTFLARLFAGDLSVFGGPATDEATAGHIRAEQMSLVLGYSVGIMLANACNAAVLAIALRHSPDGIFALIWAVVVAGAAIGFGLQSHLSRRITKPQFVSRRAMHRLVRNAFVLGAAWGIVPVAFFANAFTGGQLVITCLCSGMLAGGALAFATIPIAAIAFTTPIFIGIAICLGRDGDPAYVLMAVLVVVYGSVLLRAVFVNSFAFARRIIRQVEAERTVRRDPLTQLPNRVAFNETLDAALKRLTLSGEEFAVLLLDLDRFKEVNDRFGHPAGDEFLVQVASRLQRCTRAAEHVARIGGDEFALVMANLTRPEDALEIAERFVAAFTEPFLIEGCEFVGATSVGIVLVPRDGNTALDIMKNADAALYRAKKAGPGTVRFFEEADDKVSRDRKALQADLAGAVAREELFLVFQPFLDLDENRITGFEALLRWQHPSRGLVPPSEFIPIAEETGLIHEIGEWVIRRACATLKDWPDDIRVAVNFSAAQFHNTGILQTIVQALADAKVAPARLEIEITESMLLSKYGSAASILNALLELGATVALDDFGTGFSSLTYLRKLPFSRIKIDQSFIRDMLVQPDCAAIVKSVISLARDLDIEVVAEGVETTDQLDYLRQINCDEVQGYLIGRPVSAEGAQALLDTKKLRAIFAA is encoded by the coding sequence ATGCGGACTCGACCGACCACTTTTCTCGCGCGGCTGTTTGCCGGCGATCTCTCCGTCTTTGGCGGTCCCGCAACCGACGAAGCCACGGCCGGCCATATCCGCGCCGAACAGATGTCGCTGGTGCTGGGCTATTCGGTCGGCATCATGCTGGCCAATGCCTGCAACGCCGCCGTGCTCGCGATCGCGCTGCGGCACTCGCCGGACGGGATTTTTGCGCTGATCTGGGCCGTCGTCGTCGCTGGCGCCGCGATCGGCTTCGGCCTGCAATCCCATCTGTCACGCCGGATCACCAAGCCGCAATTCGTCTCGCGCCGCGCCATGCACCGGCTGGTGCGCAACGCCTTCGTGCTCGGCGCCGCATGGGGCATCGTGCCGGTCGCCTTCTTCGCGAACGCCTTCACCGGCGGCCAGCTCGTCATCACCTGCCTCTGCTCGGGTATGCTCGCGGGCGGCGCACTGGCCTTCGCCACCATTCCGATCGCGGCAATTGCGTTCACGACGCCGATCTTCATCGGGATCGCGATCTGTCTCGGCCGCGACGGCGACCCCGCCTATGTGCTGATGGCCGTGCTGGTGGTGGTCTACGGCAGCGTGCTGCTGCGCGCCGTGTTCGTCAATTCCTTCGCCTTCGCCCGGCGCATCATCCGCCAGGTCGAGGCCGAGCGCACGGTACGGCGGGATCCGCTGACGCAGCTGCCCAACCGCGTCGCCTTTAACGAGACGCTCGATGCCGCCTTGAAGCGGCTGACGCTGTCAGGCGAGGAGTTCGCGGTGCTGCTGCTCGACCTCGATCGCTTCAAGGAGGTCAACGACCGCTTCGGCCACCCCGCGGGCGACGAATTCCTGGTGCAGGTCGCGAGCCGCCTGCAACGCTGCACCCGCGCGGCCGAACACGTCGCGCGCATCGGCGGCGACGAGTTCGCGCTTGTCATGGCCAATCTGACGCGGCCCGAGGATGCGCTGGAAATCGCCGAGCGCTTCGTCGCGGCGTTCACGGAGCCATTCCTGATCGAGGGCTGCGAGTTCGTCGGCGCGACCAGCGTCGGCATCGTGCTGGTGCCGCGCGACGGCAATACGGCGCTCGACATCATGAAGAACGCCGACGCCGCGCTCTATCGCGCCAAGAAGGCCGGACCCGGCACGGTGCGCTTCTTCGAGGAGGCCGACGACAAGGTCTCGCGTGACCGCAAGGCGCTGCAGGCGGACCTTGCCGGTGCCGTCGCGCGCGAGGAGCTGTTCCTGGTGTTCCAGCCGTTCCTCGATCTCGACGAAAACCGCATCACCGGTTTCGAGGCGCTGCTGCGCTGGCAGCATCCCTCGCGCGGCCTGGTGCCGCCGAGCGAGTTCATTCCGATCGCGGAAGAGACGGGACTGATCCACGAGATCGGCGAATGGGTGATCAGGCGTGCCTGCGCGACGCTCAAGGACTGGCCGGACGACATCCGGGTCGCCGTGAATTTCTCGGCGGCGCAGTTTCACAACACGGGCATTCTCCAGACCATCGTGCAGGCGCTGGCCGATGCCAAGGTTGCCCCTGCCAGGCTCGAGATCGAGATCACCGAATCGATGCTGCTGTCGAAATACGGCTCGGCCGCCTCGATCCTGAACGCGTTGCTGGAGTTGGGTGCCACGGTGGCGCTGGACGATTTCGGCACCGGCTTCTCGTCGCTGACCTACCTGCGCAAGCTGCCGTTCAGCCGCATCAAGATCGACCAGTCCTTCATCCGCGACATGCTGGTGCAGCCGGATTGCGCGGCGATCGTGAAGTCGGTGATCTCGCTGGCGCGCGACCTCGACATCGAGGTCGTCGCCGAGGGCGTCGAGACCACGGACCAGCTCGACTATCTCAGGCAGATCAATTGCGATGAGGTGCAGGGCTATTTGATCGGCCGGCCGGTGTCGGCGGAAGGCGCGCAGGCGCTGCTGGACACGAAGAAGCTGCGGGCGATTTTCGCGGCGTGA
- a CDS encoding PDR/VanB family oxidoreductase encodes MRFVETWIPATLVATRDLSPGIREFLIMPDQFDGAAYPVGSHINVSVSIDGQPETRSYSLVGEATTQGFRIAVRRAEDSRGGSRYMWQMAPGARLDITRPASLVAVDWARENYCLIAGGIGITPILGAAQALARRGADVTLHYAVRSRADAAYLEELADVLGDRLVVHASDENKRLDLDALFASLPKGTLALFCGPMRMLDAARHAWIGAGHPLSDLRYETFGSSGTLPTETFRVRLKDSNVELEIPRERSMLDVLNASGFEVISDCKRGECGLCAIDVVAVDGEIDHRDVFFSDHQKQSNQKICACVSRARGTITVDTLLRADAV; translated from the coding sequence ATGCGCTTCGTCGAAACCTGGATTCCCGCAACGCTCGTCGCCACGCGCGATCTGTCGCCCGGCATCCGCGAATTCCTGATCATGCCCGACCAGTTCGATGGTGCCGCCTACCCGGTCGGCAGCCACATCAATGTCAGCGTCAGCATCGACGGCCAGCCGGAGACGAGGTCCTATTCGCTGGTCGGCGAGGCGACCACGCAAGGCTTCAGGATCGCTGTGCGCCGCGCTGAGGACTCCCGTGGCGGCTCGCGCTACATGTGGCAGATGGCACCGGGCGCACGGCTCGACATCACGCGGCCCGCCTCGCTCGTCGCGGTCGACTGGGCGCGCGAAAACTATTGCCTGATCGCCGGCGGCATCGGCATCACCCCGATTCTCGGCGCCGCGCAGGCGCTGGCGCGCCGCGGCGCCGACGTGACGCTGCATTACGCCGTGCGTAGCCGCGCGGATGCTGCCTATCTCGAGGAGCTCGCTGACGTCCTCGGCGATCGCCTCGTGGTCCATGCCAGCGATGAAAACAAGCGCCTCGACCTCGATGCGCTGTTCGCCTCGCTGCCGAAGGGCACGCTCGCGCTGTTCTGCGGCCCGATGCGCATGCTCGATGCGGCGCGCCATGCCTGGATCGGCGCCGGCCATCCGCTGTCCGATCTGCGCTACGAGACCTTCGGCTCCAGCGGCACGCTGCCGACCGAAACGTTTCGCGTGCGCCTGAAGGACTCAAATGTCGAGCTGGAGATTCCGCGCGAGCGCTCGATGCTCGACGTCCTCAATGCCAGCGGCTTTGAGGTGATATCCGACTGCAAGCGCGGCGAATGCGGCCTCTGCGCCATCGACGTCGTCGCCGTCGACGGCGAGATCGATCATCGCGATGTCTTCTTCAGCGATCACCAGAAACAGAGCAACCAGAAGATATGCGCCTGCGTCTCGCGGGCGCGAGGCACCATCACGGTGGATACGTTGTTGCGGGCGGATGCGGTTTGA
- a CDS encoding GntR family transcriptional regulator gives MKAAPEVDRSVSQTVKAQLALRDQILSGSLRPGERISELQAVETTGASRTPVRMALVRLEEEGLLEAIPSGGFMVKAFSERDISDSIELRGTLEGLAARFAAERGVSARELEPLKECHLAIDDLLRQVPISIEAFSAYVTLNARFHALLTELSRSPPLIRQIDRASALPFASPSGFVMAQSALPEAQQILIIGQEHHRVVIDAIENREGARAEAIMREHARLAVRNLRLALRNRTHLDLLPALALIKTATD, from the coding sequence GTGAAAGCAGCGCCCGAGGTCGACCGCTCGGTCTCGCAGACCGTGAAGGCGCAGCTCGCGCTGCGCGACCAGATCTTGTCCGGATCGTTGCGTCCGGGCGAGCGCATCTCCGAGCTTCAGGCGGTGGAGACCACAGGCGCCTCGCGCACCCCGGTGCGCATGGCGCTGGTGCGGCTCGAGGAGGAGGGCCTCCTGGAGGCGATCCCCTCCGGCGGCTTCATGGTGAAAGCGTTCTCGGAGCGCGACATTTCCGATTCCATCGAGCTGCGCGGCACGCTGGAGGGTCTTGCCGCGCGCTTTGCCGCCGAGCGCGGTGTTTCCGCGCGCGAGCTCGAGCCGCTGAAGGAATGCCATCTCGCAATCGATGACCTCCTGCGTCAGGTGCCGATCTCGATCGAGGCGTTCTCGGCCTATGTCACCTTGAACGCCCGCTTCCATGCCCTGCTGACCGAATTGTCGCGCAGCCCGCCGCTGATCCGGCAGATCGACCGGGCCTCCGCGCTGCCGTTCGCCTCGCCCAGCGGATTCGTGATGGCGCAGTCCGCGCTCCCCGAAGCGCAGCAGATCCTGATCATCGGGCAGGAGCATCATCGCGTCGTGATCGACGCGATCGAGAACCGCGAAGGCGCACGCGCCGAGGCGATCATGCGCGAGCACGCGCGGCTCGCGGTGCGCAACTTGCGCCTTGCGCTGCGCAACCGAACCCATCTCGACCTCTTGCCGGCGCTCGCGCTGATCAAGACCGCAACCGATTGA
- a CDS encoding aromatic ring-hydroxylating dioxygenase subunit alpha: protein MTKPFPMNAWYAAAWDAEVKPALLPRTICGKHIVMYRKADGAVTALEDACWHRLVPLSKGRLEGDTVVCGYHGLKYNAQGRCTFMPSQETINPSACVRAYPVVERHRYIWLWMGDPALADPALVPDMHWNHDPAWAGDGKTIRVNCDYRLVLDNLMDLTHETFVHGSSIGNDAVAEAPFDVTHGEKTVTVTRWMRGIEAPPFWAKQLGKSGLVDRWQIIRFEAPCTIAIDVGVAPAGTGAPEGDRSQGVNGFVLNTITPETEKTCHYFWAFVRNYQIGEQRITTEIREGVSGIFREDELILEAQQRAMDENPDRIFYNLNIDAGAMWTRKLIDRMVAKENGPQHLQAAE from the coding sequence GTGACAAAACCCTTCCCCATGAACGCCTGGTACGCCGCCGCGTGGGACGCGGAGGTGAAGCCGGCGCTGTTGCCGCGGACGATCTGCGGCAAGCACATCGTGATGTACCGCAAGGCTGACGGCGCGGTGACCGCGCTGGAGGATGCCTGCTGGCATCGGCTGGTGCCGCTGTCGAAGGGCCGGCTCGAAGGCGACACCGTAGTCTGCGGCTATCACGGCCTGAAATACAACGCGCAAGGGCGTTGCACCTTCATGCCCTCGCAGGAGACCATCAATCCGTCGGCCTGCGTGCGCGCCTATCCCGTGGTCGAGCGTCACCGCTACATCTGGCTCTGGATGGGCGATCCGGCATTGGCCGATCCCGCGCTGGTCCCCGACATGCACTGGAATCACGATCCGGCCTGGGCCGGCGACGGCAAGACCATCCGCGTGAACTGCGATTACCGCCTCGTGCTCGACAATCTCATGGACCTCACCCACGAGACCTTCGTGCACGGCTCCTCCATCGGCAACGACGCGGTCGCCGAAGCGCCGTTCGACGTCACCCATGGCGAGAAGACCGTCACCGTGACGCGCTGGATGCGCGGCATCGAGGCACCGCCGTTCTGGGCCAAGCAGCTCGGCAAGTCCGGCCTGGTCGACCGCTGGCAGATCATCCGTTTCGAGGCGCCGTGCACCATCGCCATCGACGTCGGCGTCGCGCCTGCTGGCACCGGCGCGCCCGAAGGCGACCGCTCGCAGGGCGTCAACGGCTTCGTGCTCAACACCATCACGCCGGAGACCGAGAAGACCTGCCATTATTTCTGGGCCTTCGTCCGCAACTACCAGATCGGGGAGCAGCGCATCACCACCGAGATCCGCGAAGGCGTCTCCGGCATCTTCCGCGAGGACGAGCTGATCCTCGAGGCGCAGCAGCGCGCCATGGACGAAAACCCGGATCGCATCTTCTACAATCTCAACATCGACGCCGGCGCGATGTGGACGCGCAAGCTGATCGACCGGATGGTGGCCAAGGAAAACGGGCCGCAGCATCTGCAGGCCGCGGAGTAG
- the pgm gene encoding phosphoglucomutase (alpha-D-glucose-1,6-bisphosphate-dependent), with amino-acid sequence MADVHPAAGKQASPDALANIPRLVTAYFAGKPDAADPAQRVAFGTSGHRGTSFKNTFNEGHILATTQAICDYRKDKGLTGPLFIGIDTHALAEPALASAVEVFAANGVEIMIDKDHGYTPTPVISHAILTYNKGRTSGLADGVVVTPSHNPPEDGGYKYNPPHGGPADTDATSVIEKRANAYLADGLKGIKRIDYARALKSSSVHAYDYVTPYVADLGNVVDLDLVKSAGVNIGIDPLGGAAVHYWHPIIARYGLKATVVNEAIDPTFRFMTVDWDGKIRMDCSSPYAMASLIAMRDRFDVAFANDTDADRHGIVTRTGGLMNPNHYLATAISYLFAHRPNWSKSAAIGKTVVSSSIIDRVAKKLGRKLVETPVGFKWFVDGLLTGGFGFGGEESAGASFLRRDGSVWSTDKDGIILGLLAAEMMAKTGRDPSQLFGDLTAEFGMPHYARIDVAATGPQKNILKSVTPEQLGLKDLAGDPVRATLSKAPGNGQPFGGIKVETDYGWFAARPSGTEDVYKIYAESFRSTEHLKRIQEEAQAGLAKVFGA; translated from the coding sequence GTGGCTGATGTTCATCCCGCGGCGGGCAAGCAGGCCTCGCCGGACGCGCTCGCCAACATTCCGCGGCTCGTGACCGCCTATTTCGCCGGCAAGCCGGATGCGGCCGACCCGGCGCAGCGGGTGGCGTTCGGCACGTCGGGCCATCGCGGTACCTCGTTCAAGAACACCTTCAACGAAGGCCACATCCTCGCCACCACGCAGGCCATCTGTGACTACAGGAAAGACAAGGGGCTGACCGGTCCGCTCTTCATCGGCATCGACACCCACGCGCTGGCCGAGCCGGCGCTCGCATCCGCGGTGGAGGTGTTCGCGGCGAACGGCGTCGAAATCATGATCGACAAGGACCACGGCTACACCCCGACGCCCGTCATCTCGCACGCGATCCTCACCTACAACAAGGGCCGCACGTCAGGCCTCGCCGATGGCGTCGTCGTCACGCCGTCGCACAATCCGCCCGAGGACGGCGGCTACAAATACAATCCGCCGCATGGCGGCCCGGCCGACACCGACGCCACCTCCGTCATCGAGAAGCGCGCCAATGCCTATCTCGCCGATGGACTGAAGGGCATCAAGCGCATCGACTATGCCAGGGCGCTGAAATCATCGAGCGTCCACGCCTACGACTACGTCACGCCCTATGTTGCCGATCTCGGCAACGTCGTCGATCTCGACCTCGTCAAATCCGCCGGCGTCAATATCGGCATCGATCCGCTCGGCGGCGCTGCCGTGCACTACTGGCACCCGATCATCGCGCGCTATGGGTTGAAGGCCACGGTCGTGAACGAGGCGATCGACCCGACCTTCCGCTTCATGACGGTGGACTGGGACGGCAAGATCCGCATGGACTGCTCCTCGCCTTACGCGATGGCGAGCCTGATCGCGATGCGCGACCGCTTCGACGTCGCCTTTGCCAACGACACCGACGCCGACCGTCACGGCATCGTCACCCGCACCGGCGGCCTGATGAACCCCAACCATTATCTGGCGACCGCGATCTCCTATCTGTTCGCGCACCGGCCGAACTGGAGCAAGAGTGCTGCGATCGGCAAGACCGTGGTGTCGAGCTCGATCATCGACCGCGTCGCCAAGAAGCTCGGCCGCAAGCTGGTGGAGACGCCGGTCGGCTTCAAATGGTTCGTCGATGGTCTGCTCACCGGCGGCTTCGGCTTCGGCGGCGAGGAGAGTGCAGGGGCCTCGTTCCTGCGCCGCGACGGCTCGGTGTGGAGCACCGACAAGGACGGCATCATCCTCGGCCTGCTCGCCGCAGAGATGATGGCCAAGACCGGCCGCGATCCGAGCCAGCTGTTCGGCGATCTCACCGCCGAGTTCGGCATGCCCCATTACGCCCGCATCGACGTCGCCGCCACCGGACCGCAGAAGAACATCCTGAAATCAGTCACGCCCGAACAGCTCGGCCTGAAAGACCTCGCCGGCGATCCGGTCCGCGCCACGCTGAGCAAGGCCCCGGGCAACGGCCAACCCTTCGGCGGCATCAAGGTCGAGACGGACTACGGCTGGTTTGCCGCGCGCCCCTCGGGGACGGAGGACGTCTACAAGATCTACGCCGAGAGCTTCCGCAGCACCGAGCACCTGAAGCGGATTCAGGAAGAGGCCCAGGCCGGGCTGGCGAAGGTGTTCGGGGCTTGA